From one Trifolium pratense cultivar HEN17-A07 linkage group LG1, ARS_RC_1.1, whole genome shotgun sequence genomic stretch:
- the LOC123906102 gene encoding uncharacterized protein LOC123906102 gives MRQQKAPSAAQKAHTAIQKGPSTVQKAQPIKPATSVQAPPSQAATPVQTPPPIQTTAAEASRFIPTLRLTLPHQFEQGPLQHTTHDMETDCHHQDDEQEHEGGDQQEDEEGDIEEDEEKDNHEKDACGKFIIRPIGTGPNIMKIWPK, from the exons ATGCGCCAACAGAAAGCACCTTCCGCAGCCCAAAAAGCACACACTGCAATCCAGAAAGGGCCCTCTACGGTCCAGAAAGCACAACCGATTAAGCCTGCAACGTCGGTTCAGGCACCACCTTCTCAGGCTGCAACACCGGTTCAGACGCCACCGCCAATCCAGACTACTGCTGCTGAGGCTTCCAGATTCATTCCTACCCTAAGATTGACATTGCCTCATCAATTTGAGCAAGGTCCTCTCCAACACACAACTCATGATATGGAAACTGATTGTCATCATCAAGACGACGAGCAAGAGCATGAAGGGGGGGACCAACAAGAGGATGAGGAGGGGGACATCGAAGAGGATGAGGAAAAAGACAACCATGAAAAAGATGCTTGTGGGAAATTCATCATACGTCCCATTGGTACAGG GCCGAATATCATGAAAATTTGGCCAAAGTGA